The following proteins are encoded in a genomic region of Nonomuraea muscovyensis:
- a CDS encoding MFS transporter yields MWRNGDFLKFWFGESMSLLGAQVTHLALPLTAIHAFNATDEQVGVLRFLQLAPYLGLALLIGVWTDRVRRKPVMLAANLIRMSLLALIPALYWWDALNLVTLLIIACVVGVASVLFDLSWMSYVPTVVKSPAHYVEASAKMGISTSAAEVAGPGAAGVMVAALTAPVALIVDAVSYAVSVTSLLLIRTPEPRPQPAAKRHALTELRDGLRWVLRDRILRALALIGFCCNFSMVTVWTMFLLYGTQDLHLPSATLGGIFATASVGGLIGAVISRRVIKRFPLGRVYLVAQSALLLGPTLIVTAAGPQPVMIGMFVLSFFTTSLGLGVAGVIIVSLRQTSTPQSMMGRMTAVFRTLLFGGGALGGLSAGLLAGQLGAKGALTAAAIGSASVVIGLIVSPVSRLHALPTAPKETAAAHVPHAGQRSSSAHR; encoded by the coding sequence CTGTGGCGTAACGGCGACTTCCTCAAGTTCTGGTTCGGCGAGAGCATGTCACTGCTCGGAGCCCAGGTGACCCACCTGGCGCTGCCCCTGACCGCCATCCACGCCTTCAACGCCACCGACGAGCAGGTCGGGGTGCTGCGGTTCCTGCAGCTCGCTCCCTATCTCGGGCTCGCACTGCTGATCGGAGTATGGACCGACCGGGTCCGGCGCAAACCCGTCATGCTCGCCGCCAACCTCATCAGGATGTCTCTGCTCGCTCTCATTCCGGCCCTGTACTGGTGGGACGCGCTGAATCTGGTCACGCTGCTGATCATCGCGTGCGTCGTCGGCGTTGCGTCGGTCCTGTTCGACCTGAGCTGGATGTCCTACGTGCCCACCGTGGTGAAGAGCCCAGCTCACTACGTCGAAGCCAGCGCCAAGATGGGCATCAGCACCTCCGCCGCGGAGGTGGCCGGCCCGGGGGCCGCCGGTGTGATGGTGGCGGCGTTGACCGCGCCGGTGGCGCTTATCGTAGACGCCGTCTCCTATGCGGTGTCCGTGACCTCGTTGCTGCTAATCCGCACGCCCGAGCCACGCCCTCAACCCGCCGCGAAGCGGCATGCCCTGACGGAGCTGCGCGACGGGCTTCGCTGGGTGCTGCGGGACAGAATTCTCCGGGCACTGGCACTGATCGGGTTCTGCTGCAACTTCTCCATGGTCACCGTATGGACCATGTTCCTGCTGTACGGCACGCAAGATCTCCACCTCCCCTCGGCAACCCTCGGCGGCATTTTCGCGACGGCCTCCGTGGGCGGCCTGATCGGCGCGGTGATCTCCAGACGGGTCATCAAACGGTTCCCGCTCGGACGCGTCTACCTGGTGGCCCAGTCGGCGCTGCTCCTGGGCCCGACACTGATCGTCACGGCCGCCGGACCCCAGCCGGTGATGATCGGCATGTTCGTCCTGTCCTTCTTCACGACCTCCCTGGGCCTGGGCGTCGCCGGGGTCATCATCGTCAGCCTGCGCCAGACCAGCACTCCGCAGTCGATGATGGGGCGGATGACCGCGGTGTTCCGCACGCTGCTGTTCGGCGGCGGCGCCCTCGGCGGCCTGTCCGCAGGCCTCCTCGCCGGCCAACTCGGAGCCAAGGGCGCACTGACCGCGGCCGCGATCGGCTCCGCCAGCGTCGTGATCGGACTCATCGTCTCCCCGGTCAGCAGGCTGCACGCCCTGCCGACGGCACCGAAAGAGACCGCCGCGGCGCACGTGCCGCACGCCGGTCAGAGATCTTCGAGCGCCCACCGATGA
- a CDS encoding LysR substrate-binding domain-containing protein — protein sequence MELRDIEIFLTLAEELHFGRAAERLHVSVARVSQAIKKQERAIGAELFARNSHSVRLTRLGEQLRDDLRQLHQGLTQTLERARLAARGKTGTLRVSLFPLNVQELRRYWETFRARHPQWELRLRMSVFQDPFAQLRNGEADILVTWLPIEEPDLTVGPLLFAEPRALAVADDHALTRWSSVSLEAVSDFQHVAIDPAPGYWTDHYVPELTPKGRSIDRTATFCNLEDIFIQTVLGETVTLFPVHMTRYFPRPDIAYLPVKDMDALPYGPVWLSAAENDMIRAFARVVRDLGPLPG from the coding sequence GTGGAGCTACGGGACATCGAGATCTTCCTGACCTTGGCTGAGGAACTGCACTTCGGCCGTGCCGCCGAGCGACTGCACGTCTCTGTGGCCCGGGTCAGCCAGGCGATCAAGAAGCAGGAACGCGCCATCGGTGCCGAGCTTTTCGCGAGGAACAGCCACAGCGTCCGGCTCACGCGGCTGGGTGAGCAGCTCCGCGATGACCTGCGCCAGCTGCACCAGGGCCTGACGCAGACCTTGGAACGGGCTCGGCTGGCCGCACGCGGCAAGACCGGCACGCTCCGGGTGAGCCTGTTCCCCCTCAACGTCCAGGAGCTGCGCCGCTACTGGGAGACCTTCCGCGCCCGGCACCCGCAGTGGGAGCTGCGCCTGCGGATGTCGGTCTTCCAGGACCCGTTCGCCCAGCTCCGAAACGGAGAGGCCGACATCCTGGTCACCTGGCTGCCCATCGAGGAGCCCGACCTCACCGTGGGTCCGCTGCTGTTCGCCGAGCCGAGGGCGCTGGCCGTGGCTGACGACCATGCGCTCACCCGATGGTCCTCGGTCTCCCTGGAGGCGGTCAGCGACTTCCAGCACGTGGCCATCGATCCTGCGCCCGGCTACTGGACAGACCACTACGTCCCGGAGCTCACCCCCAAGGGCCGGTCGATCGACCGCACCGCCACCTTTTGCAACCTCGAGGACATCTTCATACAAACGGTCCTGGGAGAGACCGTCACCCTCTTCCCGGTCCACATGACCCGGTACTTCCCCCGCCCCGACATCGCCTACCTGCCCGTCAAGGACATGGACGCGCTGCCGTACGGGCCGGTGTGGCTCAGCGCCGCGGAGAACGACATGATCCGCGCCTTCGCCCGCGTCGTCCGCGACCTGGGACCGCTGCCCGGCTGA
- a CDS encoding transposase: protein MSRPDDLPAHHRRHLEELIPACPHLTALASRVREFAAILTRRRGHDLDEWISAVRADDLPALRSFAPGLEKDKQAVIAGLTLPYSNGPMEGANTKVKLLKRQMYGGASFALLRRRILLSQARTVTTSFVPRAEDRTVPHAKIDSYTTSSMDVTRGRALLRCGERSLRWDARVGYFVCGWDISCAGVRQSRERWRSGTCSPMRRER from the coding sequence ATGAGCCGCCCCGACGATCTGCCTGCTCACCACCGTCGGCACCTGGAGGAGCTGATTCCCGCCTGCCCGCACCTGACAGCCCTGGCCTCGCGGGTGCGGGAGTTCGCCGCCATCCTCACCCGGCGTCGCGGTCACGACCTCGACGAGTGGATCAGCGCAGTGCGCGCCGATGACCTACCCGCCCTGCGCAGCTTTGCCCCTGGTCTGGAGAAGGACAAACAGGCCGTCATCGCCGGGCTGACCCTGCCCTACAGCAACGGCCCCATGGAAGGTGCCAACACCAAGGTCAAGCTGCTGAAACGCCAGATGTACGGGGGCGCCAGCTTCGCCCTGCTGCGACGACGGATCCTGCTCTCCCAAGCACGCACTGTCACCACCTCATTCGTGCCCAGGGCCGAAGACCGTACAGTCCCCCACGCGAAGATCGACTCATACACCACGTCGTCCATGGACGTGACCCGGGGCCGGGCGCTGCTGCGATGTGGTGAGCGGTCACTGCGCTGGGATGCGCGGGTGGGGTATTTCGTGTGCGGGTGGGATATTTCGTGTGCGGGCGTGCGGCAATCACGTGAGCGGTGGAGGAGCGGGACCTGTTCGCCGATGAGGCGGGAGCGTTGA
- a CDS encoding beta/gamma crystallin domain-containing protein has translation MRKRSATLAAAAFALGFTGLTATPALAIDNVVCRDGAGFTEIHNEKRHCFANAGSADVYIADVYKINAGNNNITIIYGEYPNQNHNFKSIQINKWGEETFNPRIFVQDVIIK, from the coding sequence ATGCGTAAACGATCAGCAACTCTCGCGGCAGCAGCATTCGCCCTCGGATTCACGGGCCTCACGGCGACACCGGCACTGGCCATCGACAATGTCGTCTGTAGAGACGGGGCCGGGTTCACGGAGATCCACAACGAAAAGCGGCACTGCTTCGCCAACGCAGGCTCGGCAGACGTGTACATCGCAGACGTCTACAAGATCAATGCCGGGAACAACAACATCACCATCATTTACGGGGAATACCCCAACCAGAACCATAATTTCAAGAGCATACAGATCAACAAGTGGGGCGAGGAAACGTTCAACCCACGCATCTTTGTCCAGGATGTCATCATCAAATGA
- a CDS encoding MauE/DoxX family redox-associated membrane protein: MVHVLVASQVLLATVFVVSAYSKLRSRAALQSFAATLRLLPGPARFPAAMATVAMELVAVATLIVLPHAGLAAGGMLLIAFSTWIAVSLRWGQREPCQCFGASATPLGPVHLVRNGLLLLVVALGSVALMFPGGPVTVVGLALAVPVGLAGAILLIVFDDIADLFMEVSGSA, translated from the coding sequence ATGGTTCACGTGCTGGTGGCGAGTCAGGTCCTGCTCGCCACGGTCTTCGTTGTCTCCGCGTACTCGAAACTGCGCAGCCGTGCCGCACTGCAGTCTTTCGCCGCCACCCTGCGATTGCTGCCCGGCCCGGCCCGCTTCCCGGCTGCCATGGCGACGGTGGCCATGGAACTTGTCGCTGTGGCCACCTTGATCGTGCTTCCACACGCGGGGCTGGCCGCCGGCGGGATGCTGTTGATCGCGTTCTCCACGTGGATCGCTGTTTCTCTTCGCTGGGGACAGCGCGAGCCATGCCAGTGCTTCGGCGCGTCCGCGACCCCGCTCGGCCCGGTGCATCTGGTCCGCAACGGGCTTCTGCTGCTCGTTGTCGCGCTGGGTTCGGTGGCGCTGATGTTTCCCGGCGGCCCGGTAACCGTGGTCGGCCTCGCCCTGGCAGTGCCGGTTGGGTTGGCGGGCGCCATCCTCTTGATCGTCTTCGACGATATCGCCGATTTGTTCATGGAAGTCTCGGGGAGTGCGTGA
- a CDS encoding TlpA family protein disulfide reductase → MPYLIVAVALVGVLCLLNLLLTVGVIRRMRKQAASAASLPHMEEGLAIGEKIPQFAATTTDGEPISDELIEGPSLIGFFSPSCQPCRELMPRFIDHARRTPAAVLAVVVTDSAEEAVADVERLAEVARVVVEAPHAAIQNAFQVAGYPTVFEIGADGRVTDNNPVLPATVSA, encoded by the coding sequence ATGCCGTATCTGATCGTTGCCGTCGCCCTGGTCGGCGTGCTGTGCCTGCTGAATCTCCTGCTGACGGTCGGAGTGATCCGCCGGATGCGCAAGCAGGCCGCGTCAGCGGCATCCTTGCCGCACATGGAGGAAGGGCTCGCCATCGGGGAGAAGATCCCGCAGTTCGCCGCCACCACCACCGATGGCGAGCCGATCTCCGATGAGCTGATCGAAGGGCCCTCCCTGATCGGCTTCTTCTCCCCGTCCTGCCAGCCCTGCAGGGAACTGATGCCGCGCTTCATCGACCATGCCCGCCGAACCCCGGCTGCCGTGCTCGCCGTCGTCGTCACCGACAGCGCCGAGGAGGCCGTCGCCGACGTGGAACGCCTCGCTGAGGTGGCACGTGTCGTGGTCGAGGCACCTCATGCCGCCATTCAGAACGCCTTCCAGGTCGCCGGCTATCCGACCGTCTTCGAAATCGGTGCGGACGGCAGGGTCACCGACAACAATCCCGTGTTGCCCGCCACCGTCAGCGCATGA